In the genome of Arachis hypogaea cultivar Tifrunner chromosome 9, arahy.Tifrunner.gnm2.J5K5, whole genome shotgun sequence, the window ACTGTTATAAGCTCCACCAGATTCTCCAACCCATGCTCCAGCCCATGGTGTGAATTCTTTCACTGCCGTTGATACATCCTTGAAAGTTTGTGCAATTTTGCTCAAAAAATATGGGTCTTGAACCTTGCTAATAAGATCCCTATCAACtcctatataatataattttataatacaaTTATATTCttagaattaaacaaattaatcaaCCAACAAACAACAAACAACATTCTGAATTATTATACTTACCAGCACCAAGGTTATAAATGTGATGGGTAACTCCATCAATGACACCAGGTCCAACATGTTGCAAGAAACTATCAAACCATTCTTTACCATAAAATCCAGCTGGACCCAACACCTTTGGTCTTATTGTGGCATTTGGGTATAATGAGTTAACTATGTGCCTTAGTTTTGTGATATCTTTCGCATATTGAACACTATCTATTCTTACTGATACTCCTTCAGAGCATAGCTCGTTTCCTATATGATTAATTAGCACAAGatgttaaatttataaaaaactcatgggtaaaaattaaatttattaattataaaaattaaagggttttaatttaatttgataccAAATTCATATGAATCTATATTGTATCCTTTTGAGATAGTGTACTTCATGAGGCTTATGGCATTGTTTGGATTCCAATCTCCTTTCCAGTTTAACTGGTCTTCCTTAGAATTTTTCTTGCCAATAAGTGCGTTTAAGCCAAACGTAAATTTGACACTGCAAAGTTTAAAGCAaatgagataagataagattaattgtTTGTGaagtaattataataatattgagaaattaaaataatatatattaattaatcaattaccCGGTTTTTTTCAAAAAGTGATTCACTTCATCCCATCTCTTTTTGGGAAGGCATCCAACACTGAATCCAAACAAGCCATTATCCTTCTTTTTCATAGTTGGGCAGTATTTTTGCTTCCCAAATTGGTAAATAATTTGATCTTGTAGTGAACCTCCTAATCTAATCCTCAGAGGATTGAATGCTGCAACAATTTTAAAAGCAATTAAACGGTTAGATTAATTAGAATAATGCTACACGTCTAAATCTTTTTGTTAAGCAAGTTTAATTAAATTGGtataacataataaaataaaataaattattattagtatatattaattaaaatagtttaattttagagaaaatatgGCTTACCTTTAATTGCATTTGAGAGTATCGTGTTATTCAAGTCCTGCAAAAagaataattaattatcattatgatatttaaaaatgtaTATAATATTCTGAATAATatggaacaaaataaataaaataccaaGTTGAGAATTCCAGCTTTTCCCCATGGACATTGGTTATAGTCACATTTATTAGATGGCCACCAATCCAATGTTGCACATATGAAAttctcatcagttgtagcaatgTTTGTGATCCCTTTCACTTTAAGTTTCACATCTtctgatgaagaaaaagaagggcaaaataATACTAAGAAACTTAAAAAGAGAGCTACTTTTACACACTGATTCACACCCATTGTAGAACAAAACTAGAAGAGAAGATACTATGAATAATTTCTATTGATGTTTCTTATATGATTTCTATCCTTCGTATCTACTATTTATAGTGTTAGTAATATGGCTAGCTATAACCACTTTTAAGTAAATAGATATTTTTAAATCTAAAagatatatttatcttaaataatttaaagtttaaaattatataaatatttgtttagatgctattaaatgaataaaaaaatatttttttaataaaaaagattttttttaatgtgtttggtaaatttttaatgtaaaagtaaaagtactagaaaaataaaaaatattttttttgagaaaataaaatttatattttttttttaaaagataagatatttttcacataataaatgaaaaaaatatcttttttgagaagctaaaatttatatattttttttaaaaaaataagatattttcacataataaaaaaatatttttatcttattttatccaaacataattgataaataaaaaaatctttttatataagatattcaaatataaaatcacttttatttttataaaagatctttttaaaaaatatcttttcaaaaatgacgtctaaacaaattttaatttgatttttgtgGAAGTTAAATTTGTTCTTTTTTGTCTgagctttttttattattttaaatactcacttcttaaatttaatttgatatcaaaAGACAATTGCTCTAATtcctagtttatttatttttgtatgcggtgctattttatattttttattattattataatatttgggtttaaatttaacttttttttaacaatatttttatttcattttctcaattttttgtttaaagtttAAACAAATGGGCAAAACGCcaaaaaaaataacagaaaaatcaCTCTAGGTAGAACTTTgtcttttttaatataaaaatatattttaatttatttatttatttacagtttATATCCTTGACTAATGATcatgaatatataatttaatatgtgTTTTAAGTATTTAATCTAGGATGAGAAATAAGAAAACTCTTACGATTAAATTAGTCTAaacattttaaatgttttttaaattaataatattttaatatgtatgctTTTATAATAAGTAACTTGTATATTTGCAAAAGTTTAAATTGAATTGATCTTATCATATTGTGAACAAATGACATGAATAATGAATTATTGGATTTATTACTTTGGCCCAATACAGATATCATGATATTTATGGTATACAATTAAAATACAAaggttgttaaaaaaaattaacaagctCTGGTTATTCATAAAAACTACTTACATTAAGATTAAGAGTGCGCATATCCTAAATCAAGACATTAATCATAGTCATATTAGATGAAAGCTGGTGTTTTCAGAATTCTTGAGAAAAACATTGGTTAAAACCATTTCTGACTGTAGCGAAGCCCTCAGTAGCTTCACACCCtataaaacaaaacataaaattcaaCTCAAGAGATCAATCAAAATtttccaaaataaataaaaaaaaaataagtatataaaaacTTCATGTTTGACTGCtatgacttattattattattaggaaaagtctaggggccagcaatttttgtgattgttagccattaactagccatcaatgatgatttgatggtgtgagattggtgtgagatttcatccaatggctcaccttcctctgctggttacatgctggccaaaattcaataaaactgctggcccCGTAGCATTGCTCTTATTATTATTACCTCTGGCATCCCCAATTCAacaaccttctccttcaagacaCCAACATCCTTAACACTGAACTGATTAAGCATGGTGATGCAAGATATGGTTGACATTGGCTCAATCACCAAATCATCCGTCACCGTGTAAGTCACAACCTCCTTCACAAATCCATTACTGTTGCTGTTAAAAGAAGAATCTTTGACTTGATCATTCTTGCTTATGTATTTGACTTCTCTAGTCATATAACCAAGCCCACACGTGCTGCATTTAGAGTTATACAAATCTGTAACCGTATAACTGCTGCAACTTCTGCATCCGTACAGCTTCAACGGGATAGACTCCGATTGACCTTCACCGCCGCCGCCATTTGGAGGGAGAAGAGCAGAGATGAGAGGTGAAGAGAGAGGAATCTTAGGGTTCAAGAGAAAATgtttaggttgatttggttgtAAGTAATAAGTGTCGTTTAGGGTTTCCACGCTCTGATATAGATTCCCTATGCAACCAACCGCTCCTTTGGTGGTTAAGAGCTTCACTACGGTAGCCAGTGGCAGCTGAAGAAAGTGGAAGAGGAAGTCTATCACTTCTTTGGATGCTTCAGCGAAGAGAACTTTCTCGCGCTTTGTGTCAACGAGGAGCTTCATGTTCAGTTTTGTAGTGGACGCCATTATCGACATTCATGAAGGAAGAAGGTGCATCATAATGTATTTATTTGGGGGAATAAATGCTTTTCTAACTGGGTAAGTTTTGtaattaacttttattttcttattgtaAAATTTTGAGTAAATGACATTTTCGATCCCTAACTACATGGATTTCACACTCTCTAATAAATATAAAAGCTTAAATCGGTCTCTATCTACTATATATGTACGTTCCAGTCTTTCGAGCAGGTCGCGAAATAAGTGACTGACACATCTGTTTAAAACTGATTGAAGAACTGGAATGTACATAAATCAAAGTGGACAGAGACCgatttagatttttatatttgttaGGGGGTACAAAGTCTATCAAACAAATGGTTAAGGACCAAAAATGACATTTACTCTAAAATTTTCATTAAAAGTTTGtatttcttttataaataataaaataaatttgttgaAATTGCAGTTTGGGACAAATAAAgttgaatttcttttttgataTTCTATGATTCATTTCTTAACACATGaagctttcttttctcttttattccccTTTTGATCCTACCCTATGACTAAAACCTGAAAGATAAGCGCAAGAAAGGGACCTTCAAAAACTTACTGGTTACATAAGAATACAACTATATACTTATAATATATTAGAAGAATAAAACAGATAAGAGTTGTGAGCTGTATCTgattaaaagaacaaaaataaggaCTCAAATTGTGCCTATAAGATTATTATTGAAAAGTAGCaagtgaaaatttgaaataataataTCAACAGAAAGATTCAATAGTTTCAATAATAATGCAATGTTTTACAAGTATCATGTTGAATAATCGTTGGTTATGTATCATATTTTTACAACTAAACTTGAGCTTTGATTCCAAAGATAAATAACCGGCTATTATTTATTCATTCAACAATAACTTACAACATGGATTTTAACTCAATTATAAAGTTACAATTCTAGCTCATCAACTGTTCAATAGCTATTAGAATAAGATCATTGATCAAAGCATGAGCCAGGACCAGTAGGTGCAGTCCTACCATAGAAGTTTGTCACAGGAGCAGCTGCAACCCCTCTTCTATTCAACAAGCATCTGAAGTATTGCAACCGCGGCAGCGTCGTAATGTTTATGTTTCTAGTAGTATGATCTCTCGGACTCCACAGGCGTTCTGCGCGAAAACACGGACCGGTTAATGAGCTAGCTAGAATGGTAACTTTGGTAACCATCTAGACAAAGTAAATGCATTTCAATGGAGAAACTGAATGGCTAACCTGCTGCAGCAGCAGCTCGAGGCCATATTGTTTGCTGAACATCTGATGTATCCACCGTCTCGCCCCACATGCAAACTTCTCCTCCAAGTACAAGTTTTTGTTCCGAAACTTTTCGGATTCCTTCTAGTGGCTCGGCAGTATAGACATCTTCCCATGGTACATCTAGATGGTCCAAATACCAGACACCTTGGTTGCTGAAAATGCACCTGAAACCTTTTGCAACTGCCTTTGGACAAACTCCAGGGCCCAACCTACAGTCATTAAGTGAAGCATGGTATGCTTAGACTCCAACAGGTGAATTTCGTGCAAAATAAAACGAGATAGATGAGAATTCACCAGTTATGAACTACAGTCTGCGGATGGAGCTTAGCCGGAAATGAGTTGAAGGTTTCTTCCCTGAGAAGTCAGAGAAAAGAAAATGTCAAGTTGAAATATGTGCCTACGCTTTAAGAAGATGATGTTGTAAACATATAAATGTGCATAAATTAGAAACACttgttaaatatataaatattttcgaTACGAAGAATGAGTTTACAGAACTATGAGAAGCATCCAtgatatgaaaaaaataagagtAATAAATGAGTTTACGCGACAAGGCCATCTAGATATGGATCTTACCAGTTTACAGGACTCCATCTTTTCGAAAGAGCTATCTCTTGGGCCTTCAGTACAAAATATTCATATGCAGCTTTGGGAGTCAAGCGGTTCTGAGAAAGCCTGAATTGGAGATTTAGTCAAAATACAAAAAGGATTTTCAAATCATGACATTGTGCTTAATACATTGACAATCAATCAGATTCATGAATCAAGATAGTTAGTTCACCAGATTGCAATGTATGCCATCAAACACAGCAACAAAAGCCCTTGGTAATTATTATATCTCATCATCACATTTGGCATTTTGTTTTGAGTTTAACTAATTTGTTGGATTTTAATGGAATTACTACATTAGGCATAAAATTAATGTATGAATATGACAGGTTAAAGTTGTTACCAGTGAGTCACTTGAGAAGTATTGCTCCAGCAATCTGCCAAAATAAATCGGATTTTCGTCAATTAGCACTTTAACAAAATAGCTTAAGATAACTCTAAATTTAGTAAAGTCTACCATTTACTGTAATCGCTAATACTTAGAAATGTCTTGAAGTCGCACACACGGTCACTGTTAAACATGTTATCATAATAAAAATCAACTTTACATGCTGCTGTTGTTGAAAATGGTTCCTAGGCCCTTGCTTATTAGCTTAAGATATTACTTTATTAGGTCAAGTAGTTCTTGCAAGAAGAAAGTCATTCATGCTGACCTGTATTAACTTCATCACCACCCAAATGAAATAGCTCAAATGGAAATATTTTTCTCATATCTGTAAAATTCAGAACAAGAGAAAGACATAACATTAATTCACGAGATCAATGTAAATGGTATTACAGGAAGAAGGATAAAGTAGAAGAAGCATTTAGTCAAAATATGCATATGACTATATGAGTAATTTATTCACGATATATATAGGAAATAAGGAAAACTAACCTGACAAAATTCCAGAAAGGACATCAAATGTAAAATTCTTTGAAACGTCTAGTGGCTCCTTACATGAGGGTGATGGCCAAAGACTAGGATATCCGACACCcctaaaaaagataaaaagaataataaaaaaaatcaaacatttcTGATACACAATACCATCAAGCTATCAGATTTTTAAAAAACATTAACATGACACTAGCATTACCATGATGCTGCATGACCAGGGACATCCACTTCTGCCATCACATTTATACCTGTGATATTCCATGAAAGTGCTTATGAAACATATTCCGATTGATGGAAAAACGAAACCAAAAAGAGAATTCCAAAATCAAGATCCAGATAGATAAATGCAGCAAAAAATATGAAATGGAAACTTCAAAAGGAATTTGAAGCTACCTCACCTCTCATTCTTGAAAAGCTTTATGGCAAGACAAGCGCAACATGAAAAAGAGCATAATATTAGTCAATTGTAGAGAAAGAAAGATGACTCAAAGAAGGCAGTTAAATATTTTGGACCCACTTTTCCTTTGACTGGTTTCTAGCAATTTCACTGTCTAAATTTCCAGTTCAAAATTTATTCAGATTGCAGAACTAGATGGTTGCAATATCATGTATATTGCTAGTTTGAACATGTTTTTTCCCAGTCATACATCCCCTTGTCAGATACGACTATGAAAAAGACAAAATATATATAGGAGAAGCCTTTAAATCTAACTTATTGGTAAGACACTGAAGAAGGTAAGTCTTACTTGACAATTTCATATGCGTCCTCCACAGTGTAACGTTCCCATTTTGTGTAAGAACCTTTCCACAGATTTGGATATGACGGCACCTCTAGAGGAAATGACTGCTCGTCTATGATATGCCAATGCAGAACATTCTAGCAAGCATGAGTTTTTCATATCAACAGTGCATGAAACAAATAACAATGTGTGCTAGTCAGCAGATGCCTGTGTTTTCAAATTTTCACAATCATCTTTGAgggaagaaatgaaaaaaaatatgtaaCATCTATCTTACAAGCTTAGCATATGACATAGATTCAATTATCTGCTTAATCACATCAATTGGTAAATAGTGCCTCGATGTATCTGCAAAATTAACAAAAACCCAAGAAATGTATCAATAACCTCATATTATAGCATATAGACACACACAGAATACAGAATTTCCTAAGTTACAAAATCTTGGCTCACCCAACATAAGCCCACGGTATGCAAATCTAGGTTTATCTCGGATGGACCAAGGCGCCTTGTTTATTTGTACCGTTTTAGTTGTGTAGTCAAACGAACACAACTGACTGAATGTCTGGTGCACCATGAAAGAggcaaaaaaattaatgaaacagGTGACACATAACTCAACAAGAGTTGCAAATTTGTCAGTCATCTATAATGTTGGGTGCATACTCAAGGTGTGTCCATAGACAATATGCATAAAtgctagaatttcacaaataaattcaatCAAATTGCAGAGATATGCAGAGCAGGTAACGAATTCCATGAATAGTATCCAGAAAATGCGAGCCTATAGTATGAAGTATGTATTTACATAGGTGGTAAAACATTAATTTACATATACAACTCCTATAATCAGACAAGAAACCATCTCATCAAAGCATCAGTATAGAGAACCATGACTAGGTTGCAAGTTGTATAATCTATTCATACCTCTAATCCACGCAATGCACCAAAAACAGTGTTTGCctacaaaatcaaaacagcaaaaaaatatatattagattaGATTACACAACTAAAATTCAACTCAAACAACAAATAAAAGTTAAAACCCAAAAAACACACCTCAATTGTGACTACTCCGGAATGCAACTCGGCATTTGAAACGAACAAACTATAGCTTTCATCCACTCCAAGTTGAAGCTGCAACACAGGCCAAGATATCAAAGTTCCCACtcagaaaaatcaaaactttatcCAAACCCACAAAATAAAAAGGCACATTCACAGACCTGGTCGCTGTGAGATTGAACATTGATCTGCAATTTGGAAACATCATAGGTAGTCCTGAGAGTTCTGAGAAAACCATAGCGATCAGAGTGCTTGAAGACGATCCCTCTGTACCTATCAAACGCCGCCCTGAGAATGGCGGAGGAGGCGGCATTTCCGGCGAGAGAGAGGGCAGGGTCGACGGAGAGAGTGTGATTGCCGAAGGTGAATGCGGCAGGGAGTGGCCAAATGAAAGGTAGCGAAGGCGAAGAGCGCGGTGTTGGGTTGAGTGTTCCAGCAGCAACAGCTTCAGAGACGCAAAGTGTTAAAGCAGTGAAGAAGAGTGCGCATGCAAATGCCGTGTGCCACGTGGGTAGGGGCCACAGCTTCATGGCtctgtgaagaagaagaagaagaagaatgtggaTGGGGTTTTGAGTAGCTGGAACCAACTACATTAATGGTAATGGCATGTGATTAGTGGAGTTGTTGAACTTAGAAAGTGAAGAGGAATCTGAATCTGAACCTGAAAATACATGAAAGatgaaacaagaaacatcaaCACTGATTAGTCATAATCTCATAACTCATCCctcattagttttttttttttttttttaagcagTCACGTGATCCCATATTTTAATTGTATCAATTTAGTATATgaaattagtaaatttataaggactttaaaataatttactaattttttatttataatatcttTAATCAAGGTGAGGACAATTCTGAGAATGATTTTTGTAGAAATGGAGTAAGAATGTATAATATACTGTAATAGTAAAGTGGTGTATTTTTTTGTAGATATATAAATTGAAGACTctaatttgtgttaaaatttagtaaaacataaatttaaaagttaaatttatatatttaaaaaaataaaaattttaaaattacaaatcTAAAAGTTAGATTTGTGTGCTCTAAAATCTAGCAGTTAGATTTGTTAATATTTGATTTTACATCATGGTGAAACACACTAAATCTTATTTTTGGGATTTGTCGAACTTACTGcttgtttaattaattattaattaataacaatatgtTTACGGaatattgaaattaaatctttattatttgtttctAATTTACGATTGTTACTATTTGTATATTTGTGTATTTTTGGAGTATATTCTCCTTTTTGTCACGGG includes:
- the LOC112709578 gene encoding heparanase-like protein 2, with translation MGVNQCVKVALFLSFLVLFCPSFSSSEDVKLKVKGITNIATTDENFICATLDWWPSNKCDYNQCPWGKAGILNLDLNNTILSNAIKAFNPLRIRLGGSLQDQIIYQFGKQKYCPTMKKKDNGLFGFSVGCLPKKRWDEVNHFLKKTGVKFTFGLNALIGKKNSKEDQLNWKGDWNPNNAISLMKYTISKGYNIDSYEFGNELCSEGVSVRIDSVQYAKDITKLRHIVNSLYPNATIRPKVLGPAGFYGKEWFDSFLQHVGPGVIDGVTHHIYNLGAGVDRDLISKVQDPYFLSKIAQTFKDVSTAVKEFTPWAGAWVGESGGAYNSGGKDVSHTFVNGFWYLDQLGMTSTFNHKVYCRQALIGGNYALLNTTSFIPNPDYYGALLWHRLMGTNVLSISHDSSPYLRTYAHCSKQGSGITLLLINMENSTSFDVSLVNDMNLYPEELASEGINTVNLMDSLKREEYHLTPKDGNIQSDVVLLNGTPLELTKSKEIPELKPKIVDASSSSPIKVAPHSIVFVQINNFNAPACAPPTK
- the LOC112712311 gene encoding uncharacterized protein isoform X1; amino-acid sequence: MSIMASTTKLNMKLLVDTKREKVLFAEASKEVIDFLFHFLQLPLATVVKLLTTKGAVGCIGNLYQSVETLNDTYYLQPNQPKHFLLNPKIPLSSPLISALLPPNGGGGEGQSESIPLKLYGCRSCSSYTVTDLYNSKCSTCGLGYMTREVKYISKNDQVKDSSFNSNSNGFVKEVVTYTVTDDLVIEPMSTISCITMLNQFSVKDVGVLKEKVVELGMPEGVKLLRASLQSEMVLTNVFLKNSENTSFHLI
- the LOC112712311 gene encoding uncharacterized protein isoform X2, with protein sequence MSIMASTTKLNMKLLVDTKREKVLFAEASKEVIDFLFHFLQLPLATVVKLLTTKGAVGCIGNLYQSVETLNDTYYLQPNQPKHFLLNPKIPLSSPLISALLPPNGGGGEGQSESIPLKLYGCRSCSSYTVTDLYNSKCSTCGLGYMTREVKYISKNDQVKDSSFNSNSNGFVKEVVTYTVTDDLVIEPMSTISCITMLNQFSVKDVGVLKEKVVELGMPEVIIIRAMLRGQQFY
- the LOC112712310 gene encoding beta-hexosaminidase 1, translating into MKLWPLPTWHTAFACALFFTALTLCVSEAVAAGTLNPTPRSSPSLPFIWPLPAAFTFGNHTLSVDPALSLAGNAASSAILRAAFDRYRGIVFKHSDRYGFLRTLRTTYDVSKLQINVQSHSDQLQLGVDESYSLFVSNAELHSGVVTIEANTVFGALRGLETFSQLCSFDYTTKTVQINKAPWSIRDKPRFAYRGLMLDTSRHYLPIDVIKQIIESMSYAKLNVLHWHIIDEQSFPLEVPSYPNLWKGSYTKWERYTVEDAYEIVNFSRMRGINVMAEVDVPGHAASWGVGYPSLWPSPSCKEPLDVSKNFTFDVLSGILSDMRKIFPFELFHLGGDEVNTDCWSNTSQVTHWLSQNRLTPKAAYEYFVLKAQEIALSKRWSPVNWEETFNSFPAKLHPQTVVHNWLGPGVCPKAVAKGFRCIFSNQGVWYLDHLDVPWEDVYTAEPLEGIRKVSEQKLVLGGEVCMWGETVDTSDVQQTIWPRAAAAAERLWSPRDHTTRNINITTLPRLQYFRCLLNRRGVAAAPVTNFYGRTAPTGPGSCFDQ